The genomic window TTAAATTACTGGATTAGGAAATGAAAATTTTAAGCGGAAATGCCTCAAATTTTAATTATATTTGAGTTGTAAATATAAATTATTTCTTATGAAGTCTATAAATCCAGATGATTTTAAAGTTACGGGAAAGATCGAGTTGTCGAAAATTCCAACTAATTTGTTCAATAAAGCCAGTGATGACGACAAAGAAGAAAACCTAGAAAAGGTTCAGGCTAAATTGAGTGAACTGCAAGATGTGATGTATGCGCATAACAAATATGGCGTTTTGATTTGCTTGCAAGGTATGGATACTTCGGGAAAAGATAGTTTGATTCGAGAGGTTTTTAAAGAGTTTAATCCGCGTGGAGTAGTGGTGCATAGTTTTAAAACGCCTAATTCAACCGAGCTGGAACACGATTATTTGTGGCGGCATTATTTGGCTTTGCCCGAAAAAGGGAAGTTTGCCGTTTTCAATAGAACGCATTATGAAAATGTTCTAGTCACTAGAGTACATCCCGAATATATTTTGAATGAAAACCTACCTGGAATTGAAAGCGTTGATGCTATTACGCCAGAATTTTGGGAAAATAGATTGAAACAAATCAATAATTTTGAGAAACATATTTCGCAAAACGGAACAATTGT from Flavobacterium eburneipallidum includes these protein-coding regions:
- a CDS encoding PPK2 family polyphosphate kinase — protein: MKSINPDDFKVTGKIELSKIPTNLFNKASDDDKEENLEKVQAKLSELQDVMYAHNKYGVLICLQGMDTSGKDSLIREVFKEFNPRGVVVHSFKTPNSTELEHDYLWRHYLALPEKGKFAVFNRTHYENVLVTRVHPEYILNENLPGIESVDAITPEFWENRLKQINNFEKHISQNGTIVMKFYFHLSKEEQRKRLLRRLEEEQHNWKFSPGDLKERGFWDDYMSYYEEAINATSTENAPWYIIPADDKEMARYIVAKIIWEEMQKYTDIKEPELDAKTKASIEEYKKQLEKE